In Clupea harengus chromosome 4, Ch_v2.0.2, whole genome shotgun sequence, the genomic stretch cacacactcacactttcacacacacacaatcacgcagTCATACGCAATCACACTCACGCAGTCATACGCAAtcacgtgtacacacacccaacaacacacacacacacacacacacacacacacacacacacacacacacacgcacagctaaTCAGTCCAGAGTGACGCCCTCTGGGAGCTCCACCACCACCGGGGCACAGTCCTCGAGGTCAGCCTCAAAGTCCCAGCGGAACTTCTTGGTCAGGTGAGCTTTGAACTTCTCCGCCCTCTTCCGCAGCGTGCTGTCCATCCCCGGGCCACTGGCAAACTGGAAAAAGTCCTGACgattggagagagggaagagggtcGGGGGTTATACAGGGTTTGGGACTCTGATCATGGAAGCAGGGAAATAATAGACCATTTCCTAGTAAATTAACTCATGCATTTTTATGATCAAagtcatactgacacacacttgcCAATCTCAGTTCTGATATTGGCAAGTGAATCCAGTATGTATGTGGTCTTCCTCAGGGCCCTCTAGTGGCCATTGTGAGAACTGTCAACTCTAATACTAAGGCACCAGCAGCGATCCTACTGAAATTTGCCAGCTGCGACAACAGCACGGCTTTCAACCTGGACGTTCCTTTGTAAGGAAATAATTGTCTTCGCAAACACAGTGCTTTCATTCCGTTTTATGTCTGATAtatctgtgttttacagttTCTGCTTTATCATTTCATGGAGACTGTTGATCTGAAGTTCATCATCTTTTGTAGGGAGGTCTTGCAGGATGCTCTGGCAGCTACAGTGGTAGAGCACgatgctaacaacaccaaggtcataggTTCATTACACTGGGAGTACAAAGCTGGTGAAAATCTTATACTTGCACTGTACCATGCAGGTGTCAATGAAGTATACACTTAATGTACAGGAAGTCACACAGGACAAAactgtctgctaaatgagtaaCATTCATGTAGGTGTGATTAATGTACCTGCAGGGTGGATGTGAGGAAGTTACTCTGGGATACGATGTCCACAAAGAAGTCTGGGGGGATCTCTCCGAGCTGGTGATAGAGCACGCTGATGAGGCCCAGGAAGAGCTCCTTGTGCGTGCGCATGGCCTCCTCCGAGCGACACAGCAGTGCCAGCAGCTTCTTCCAGTGCTCGAAGGCGTCGTACGCGTTCCCAACCAGGAAGCACACGAAGGCAAACTGCAGCTCGCctgaagcagagagagcagagtggaggagagatggcGTGGTTTACAACGAGATCACGGCATGGTTAAACCAAGTCAATGAAAGGGTTTTGAAAAGATTTTGGCCAGCTCTTGAACACCTCCAGCAAACGGAGACAAAACAGGAGccgaggcctctctctctctattcagcGGCAGACAGGTATGTCcgggttttttttgtttgtcattgGTCAACAGTCACTCCAAGCTGGACGTTTTAGTTACTGATTGCAGTGTCCGGGAGAGTCTCAGAGTTTTATCTTACAGTGATTTCAATGATTGCAGTCAGGAGGTAAACAGTTTGGTTTAAGCACTACAAGACCAAGtaggtagaggtagagaggaCAACAAATATTAAGTTGTTAAGTTCTGTATATCTAGCCTTTCTGTCGCTAGTTATGCATCAGATCAGGATCCTTTACAAGGCTAcatgcatttttttgtattcattaattaaaaaataataatacatattttcAATTACACAGCGCAGGCAGAGCTTACCAAGCACGTTGAGCGGCTGTTGATGGTACTGCTGCTCCAGAAGGCGGCGAAGAGCGTAGCTGAGATCCATGCTACACTGGGTGATCTGAGCGGGCGTTGCTCCGGGAGGGTATGTTTGTTGAGGTATGTCAGAGAAGCGCAGCTCGGTGCCTTCCCTCTGTTTCATTCGGGGCAGCCTCTCCAACCCTTCCTTCATGTTCTGACAGGCCGTGTCATTGCGGGGCAGATTCTGCTCGGCGCGGTCTTGGGTGTGGGTCAACTGCAACTCGGGCACCACGTCGCAAAAGGCGCACACGCGTCCGTTCAAGGGCTGTAGCGCTTCCGCGACCTCCTGGGTGAGCCGATCCGTCAGGGACACCCACTTGCGCAAAGTGTCGTAGGGGTATGGTCCGAGAAAAGGGTCTAGCTCCCGAAGCCCTGCCTTAACGCGCTCCACTTCCTCCGGATTCTGAGTAGCAGAAAAGTCCAaatcctcctcctgtctgtcccaGTTGGCCAGAATAAGCTCCCGAGGCTTCAGGTGGAGGAAGAGGCCCATCCTGGGACCAATTTCACCGCCCATGCTCTTGGGGTTAGTGGCGCTGTAGTGGAGGAAGTGAAGCCCTGGCGGGATCATCTTTATTCCACGGAAGCGAGGACCGACCTGCCAACTCTTGTAGTCGATACCCAACTCCGTTTCCTCGGGAACGCCGAGCAAGACAAGCGTGGCTCCTTCTTCAAACAAACCCTGTGCTACCTCCGGGTCCATATCCACGCCAGCCATTTCTGAAATCAATTAACGTTGTATCGCTACAAGCTAGGCATTTAACATTTCGGAACAGTAAGCTATCACATAAAGCTGATCCTAGCTATCCAGTTGAAGcagatttcattttatttggtCTGATTTACATATTTTTAAAGCGGCCGTTGCTGAAACGATTAGGAGTTAATACCAAGAGTAAAATGATGTAACGTTAACGTTATTGCTACATCGCCAAAGTTACGTCTTTGGCATAGGCTCCTCCTGAcgctagccagctaactaaaACAGGGTTATATCTATTACCCTTACACGCCACTTTAAAACATTAGCCAGATCATTTCTACTAATCATCACCAATGGAGAACTAAAATGACAACTGTTTCATTGCCATAGTTGCATATTTACCAGGATATTCCTTGGTACAAATTTTGTTTTTTCACGTTGGTGTTGCGTTCATCTCCTCGGAATACCTAACTTACTTTCTTCCGTCGTGAAACGATGCCGTAGCAAAGGTTCCGGATGTGCAAAATAGGTCACAAAGTTTCAGATTCACTGCATAACCCATCATAATTCTCAACAGAGCAATATAATATAAATTGTGgaattcctttaaaaaaaaaaaacatttattaagTAATGCAACAAATTCTGCCAAGCACCAATGAACATTATCCCAATGCTCCTTTGACAATTGTTTACAGAACATGTTTTCAGATAGTGGAGCACTTGGCTTGCATATATTCAGTAGATGGCACACTAGCAAATGCCACAaatgttatactgtatattgatCTGGTACAAAAATCTAGAAAAGGAAGTAGGCACTGTGGCTTTATAGGCTATGTGCTAGAGAATGaatattatttttaaaaaaaactacatgtATTGCAATAATGGCACTTGAAATCTAAGATAAATAGGAAATGAGAGCCATAGACAGACAAGTTTAATGAGTGTTGGCTTTACATTCAGTGAGTGGCTATATCTCGAAGTATAACTGTTAGAGATTGTGtttcaattcattttctttcCCTTCACTCTTTCCCTTGGGGTGTGGGCGGCACTCTGTAGCTTTTGccaacaaaaaacaagcatCTGGACCAacttcactttctctcctctatGGCAGTGGTGTCTTCTTCTCGCTTTTCTTCGTCCCAGACACCGCTCTTTTAACCTTTCTAGTCTCGCATCTTTACACTTTGCATTCCTCTGCTCTTTCACCTGCAAGCACAACAGATGTTTCTCTCAGTGCAGGAGAGACATGAGGcttcaaaacacaaaacattggTGGCAGTGTATAGCACGTTATGTGTAATATGACAGCAGTGGAGATGAGAACATTGGTGGCAGTGTATAGCACGTTATGTGTAATATGACAGCAGTGGAGATGAGAACATTGGTGGCAGTGTATAGCACGTTATGTGTAATATGACAGCAGTGGAGATGAGAACATTGGTGGCAGTGTATAGCACGTTATGTGTAATATGACAGCAGTGGAGATGAGAACATTGGTGGCAGTGTATAGCACATTATGTGTAATATGACAGCAGTGGAGATGAGAAACGCGAGCTTGAGAAGCAGAGTAGTAACCAGTCTAAAGATAAAATGATTGGTCACAAATGATTAGTCATATTATTCTACTAATAATTacctataaataaatatttttttttaccgaaGCCAAATTGTTAGAAACGATGTATCTCATAAATTGTGTCCAGTCCACATTTTTCGAATCGGGGGGCAATCGCACGGTGAATTTGTATGCCGGTGCATTGATGCAAGTCGGTGAATATTTACCATCCCTAACTTCAATGTCTTTTGTTTGTCTGACATTTCATTGCTCCCAATCCAACAAAGAGTCTCACCATGTTAACCTCCTTGCACCGCACTGTGATGAGATTCTCCATATCCTTCACCACCTTCCCCAGGTCTCCTTGCTGCCCTGTATTGTTCAGGTACTGCTCTGTCATCCCACAGATAGAGCGGAATATACGATTCACCTGTAAAGAAAGTATCaccatcaaacagcttcagcttgAACAAAATGCAGCTGCCGGAGTTCTTGCAAAAACGAAAAGAGCCGACCACATTACTCCAAGTccttacactggcttccagtaagtcaCATAATTTACTTTAAAGCACagctgcttgtttataaatcaCTCAATAGGACAGGGCCAAATTGctgtagccagtttcaaatctagatttaagactttttttgtttactgatcaaatgcactctactttttatttatttatttcatttttgtatttattcagttttctaTGTTCTTCAGAACTGATATAATGCACTTCAATTCAGGAAGTAGACCTCTAGTGATTCCCAACAGGGAAGTGACATCTCAGGCTAACGCCCTTGGCTAGAAATCTTTCGTTCTCTTGTCAGTGGGGCAAAAGAGATACACATACAGTCAGGGCTACTTCCTCAATGCCTTTATTCTATTCCATGTACTTTGTGTGTTCTTTAATTATTCGTTCTTTGCTtccttttaattatattttgaaTCTGTTCACTTGTATTTAATTTCCATTTGGATATTCCccctgcttttatttatgtaaagcacattgaattgcctttgtctatgaaatgtgctacatacatatacagtacttgCCTTGCTTTGTCAGCCAGTATTTTGGTATATTCTCAGGCATATATGGTGTGTATAAATttcatctccccaacaccttttgcACTCATGCAGCCCCATATCATCACACTTCCACCTCCGTGTTTCACTGCTGGGACTATGCATTCAATGTAGTAGTCATGGCTAGGTTTATGACAACAAGCTGGACCCCATCTGAGCCAGACAAATGTATCTTGATCTAATCTGACCAAATAATGTGCTCTCAACATTCATCAggcttcttttcatgttctttgACAAATTCTAATCTTGCAGTTTTGTGATGAAGAACTGTTTCGCTCAGGTGGGGTGCAGCATGTTTGCAGTTTAAGGTGAaacaattttgaatcatttgatatttaagtgatattgcacagggctGTACTCACTGCTGGTGTATAATGTAAGCGTGTGTAAGTAAAACTGTAGACTCAAAGGGTTCCACACCTTGTCAGAAGGACAGCAATCTTTCCCCTCGGGTGTATAGGAACCATTCAGAttctgaagacaaaaaaaaaaagatgttatgCTAACCAGTCCCAAAAGAAGACACAGCGGACAACAGAGCAGAATGCCCAACGAGTGCTGGTTTTGTAAACTATTGTTGGAAGCGGCAACTTCACcagaggagggcagactgaATTGACACAATACCCTCAAATGCGGTCACACCCACCTCTGTCACATGTTTTAGATATTCTCCGAGTTTAACAAAAGTGTGAAAGGTAACAAACGTGACAATTGAATCACTCATTCAATAAAAACTGAATTACTATAATTATATGATGACATTTGCTTATACATTaatccaataataataataaaaaacggGCAAAACAGCAGACAGAGCTTGTTAAACGTACTAGGTTTTGGACTTCTGGAAAGATTATGTTTCTGTATGCGCTCAAAATGTTGGAGTAGTCGAGCCGCTTGCTGTAGGCTACTGCAAAGAGCAGCGACACCAAAACGATGCAAACAGAAGGCCTGTTAACACACTGacacgaaaaaaaaaacgttcagtTAAATCACAATTACGGGTGCATGTGTACACCTCCAAACTCGGGTAGCCTTAACCATCTCGAGTCTAAGTCAAACATCATATAACCAATTGATAGACAGTTCCAAAAGTGACTGACATGCATCAAGACACTACCTACCATTTATCATTGTATGTTGAATGAATCCTTCACATGTATGAGTCCCATGCTGTTAACCCCAGCCAAGCCAGTGGTCACATACTGCTCGTAGTGCGTAGCTCACATTTCCCTGAAATAAAATTCAGTTGGTTCTCTGGGACACCGGGAAAGCAACCAATCGTTTTACATGTAGTTTATCTTTGAATTGGTGTCCGAGAATAAAGCAGACGATCTGGCATGAAGATACCCCCTGCGCCTGTGTTGCGTTCCTTCCACCATCTTCACATTGCCGTCCGGGGCTCCAATTTCCCTTCCCGTCATGGGTTGCTGGCTGTGGGCTTTAGATTACAGCAGCTCGTATCAAATCCAAAAAACTTCCGCGATCAATCACTTTTTGGTCGGTTGCTTTCGGTTTCGATAGTGGAAGAACCGGTGGAAATGGTATGGCCGCACTGTTGTAGCAGTCAGTCAGCGTGCATATTTACCTCCTCTTCCAAGCCAGGAGAAATAGATTTCGCATTTAAAAAGGTAACAGTAGTTCTACATAGActaaaaatatacattacaaggAACTACCCGGTCATGATACATTCCAGCTTTTCCAAACAATGATTGGGCCATCAATTACACTAATCCACGTCCATTCACCTTTTCTGCGTTTAGCTGTgaggtgtttggtgtttggtaAAATATTCATGAAGGATAATGCGTTGAGAAATCTTAGTTGGTTACTCCCCTTAATTTATTGACATTTTCACGGTATACAGAACAAGTGTAAGCATTATGGAAAACGGAGGGAGGGAAAATCTGCAGGAGCCTCAAGGAGAAGGAAAACAAGAACTAAAATTTCAGATCACAttcccacaacaacaacaacgttcTGTCCAGTACATCAATGAACCTTGATAGTTCAAGGAAGAGCAAGTAGTCATTAGTTCAAATGAGGCCCAGCCAGCTATGTGGATGGATTAAAAGCCTTGGGAGTACCAAATTATAATtctagaaaaagaaaacattgacaCACTTATTGTTGGTCATGATCCaactatctaaaaaaaaaaaaaacagacaggaaTAAAGTAACATATTGAATGTTGTggatctaacacacacatgaatcgATGTTTGTGTGGTCTCGTGTTTGTTTCGGTGCGTGGTGTGATCTGGTAGAGACTCAGAAGGTGTTCTTGATCTTGGAGGACACCAAGGCGAGGATCTCTCCGATCTTCTTCTGCCAGTGGAGCACGTGTTTGGAGTCGGCGCACCATAGCTCTCCGTGCCGCGGCTCCGCGTTCTCGGCTCgcttcctcacctcctcctgctgctcctggaCCAGACACAATCAGACCAGCCACGCAAAGCAGACAGTCAGCCGCAGAACGCAACACAGGAAATGTATgcctgagtcagtgtgtgtgtgtggatagacgATAGACGTTACTagctaaggtgtgtgtgcaagaatcTGTGGAGGGGGAGCTATAATGTCTGACTAAGATCaaataagtgtgtgttagtgtgtgtttgtgtgtgtgtgtgtgtgtgtggtgtactaTGTGTGatttgtgcacgtgtgcacgTGAATAATCATAACTTAATTACAATACCATTCCAGGCGTAATTTCACCACTCATCATTAGACATATTCtgataaatatattttattccaTGCAATTCTTTGGTATCAAAACCAACAGTATAGAAGCACTGAATGTGGATCGATTCATACCTCTGTTCCGTGGTACGTCTCAAACTTGTAGAAGAGGGCCCAAGCGTCTCCCAGATCAGGCTCAATCTTTACGGTCCTCAGGAACCACTCTCTGGCCTTTGATATCTTACGCTCGCTCCAAAACAATCtacagtcacaaacaaacacacacacacacacacacacacaccacacacacacacacacacacgcacacgcacacgcgcacgcgcacacacgcgcacacacacacacgcgcgcaaagtAATTAGCCAAAACACCAATCAATGTTAACATCCCAACTTGAGCTCCTCGGGTTCGATGAAGCCCTTATCTGAACCCCAGTGTGTGACTTGGCGATCTGACCTCGTTGTCATACGTTTGCAAGGGATCGTTCCCTTTTTGAACCTCATTGGAAAATGCGAATAAAACTGCCGAAAAATGAAAAGGGACCACGCAGCGCTGACTTACTTGGCCACAGCCAGAAGAACGTGGGGGTCGTGCTCGCATTTCTTGAGCGCGTCGACGCTCTTGGTCTTGCGCTGGGGGCGGGCCTCCAGGAATATGGCCTCGGCCCACAGGATgcctggggagggagaggggtacggtgagagggggagaggaggagagggggagaggaggagaggggtacggtgagaggagaggagggggaggggtacgGTGAGAGGGGTacggtgagaggaggagaggaggagaggagggagaggggtacGGTGAGAGGGGTAcggtgagaggggagaggaggagagggggagaggaggagaggggtacggtgagaggaggagaggaggagaggggttacggtgagaggaggagaggaggagaggggtacggtgagaggaggagaggaggagaggggtacggtgagaggagaggagggggaggggtacggtgacagggggagaggaggagaggggtacggtgagaggaggagaggagggacagggggagaggagagaggaggagaggggtacggtgagaggaggagaggaggacagggggagaggaggagaggggtacggtgagaggaggagaggggtacggtgagaggaggagagggagagggggagaggaggacagggggagaggggtacAGTAAGAGGAGGACGTTGCCCCTCACAGAGCAATGCAGAGCCTCTGGTTTCAATTCAGTTCATAGCAACCGATTCAGTTTACCTTAACTTAAACATCCAGTCAGAAGCCTACCACAGCCATATCAAAAACATGGTAAGGATTGGAAGATGCCATATTCTATATGTCATATATCATAATGTGGCTATTATAGTGATGTTTAATTAGAATCGTATGTTCATGATCGATTGTTTTGAGTGATACCCAGTCATACCCATTACTGTTGACTAAAGTTGTCTAAATCTTTGATGCCATGGGAGTTTATCAGTATGTGACGTTACATCTGACATGATACAATATTTCACATTTCATTAAAAATGACACCACTCTGCACGAAGTGGCCTATCCTCAGCATGCGTCCGATCTTATAAGTACAATGCTATTAAAATCAACAAATCATGTTTCAGCACAGGTTTTTATTTGACTCCAACGCAAGATATTGCAGAACAATGAGCACCCATCCCAGTGTGGGAGGCAAAGTAGGAGGGTTGGGgttatggttagggttagggttagggttagtgtgggggttagtgtggggggtggggctcTGACCTGAGTTGGGGCACTCCTGCAGGGCTTTGGCCATGAGCGTGTTGGAGATGTTCTTCAGTCCAGCTCTGTACTCCAGTCTGACCGACTCCAACCTGACAAGAGACACACCTCACTCTGTGAGCCAgggctgttcctgtgtgtgtgtgtgtgtgtgtgtgtgagagagacacacctcACTCTGTGAGCCAgggctgttcctgtgtgtgtgtgtgtgtgtgtgtgtgtgtgagagagacacacctcACTCTGTGAGCCAgggctgttcctgtgtgtgtgtgtgtgtgtgtgtgtgtgagagagagagagagatacacacctcACTCTGTGAGCCAAGAGACACCTCACTCTGTGAGCCAgggctgttcctgtgtgtgtgtgtgtgtgtgtgtgtgtgtgtgtgtgtgagagagagagagatacacacctcACTCTGTGAGCCAgggctgttcctgtgtgtgtgtgtgtgtgtgtgtgtgtgtgtgtgtgtgtgtgtgtgtgtgtgtgtgtgtgtgtgtgtgtgagagagagagagagagagagatacacacctcACTCTGTGAGCCAAGAGACACCTCACTCTGTGAGCCAgggctgttcctgtgtgtgtgtgtgtgtgtgtgtgtgtgtgtgtgtgtgtgtgtgtgtgtgtgtgtgtgtgtgtgtgtgtgtgtgtgtgtgtgtgtgtgtgtgtgtgtgtgtgtgtgtgagtgtgagtgtgagagacacaccTCACTCTGTGAGCCAGGGGtgtacctgtgtctgtgtccctgtccctgggtgtgtgtgtcaatgtcgtgtgtgtgtgtatctgatcactgtgtctgtgtgtgtgtctgtgtctgtgtctgtgtctgtgtgtgtgtgtgtgtctgtgtgtgtgtctgtgtgtgtgtctgtgtgtgtgtatctgatcactgtgtctgcgtgtctgcgtgtctgcgtgtctgcgtgtctgcgtgtctgcgtgtctgcgtgtctgcgtgtctgcgtgtctgcgtgtctgcgcgTGTCCCTGGGTATGTGTGTCAATGTCCCTctcatgcatgtatgtatgcatgtgcgcgtgtgtatgcgtgtatatagattcactgtgtgtgtgtgtgtgtctatcaccgtctgtctgtctgtctgtgtgtgtgtgtgtgtgtgtgtgtgtgtgtgtgtgtgtgtgtgtgtgtgtgtgtgtgtgtgtgtgtgtgtgcttgggtgcatgcttgggtgcgtgtgtgtgtgtgagtgagagtgcatGCATCATAAACCTGTGTCTGGCTCCAGAGGCTGTCTTACAGCGGCAGTCTCCAGAGCAGCTGAACTCTAAAGGCTGAGCTGTGCagcgccggtgtgtgtgtgtgtgtgtgtgtgtgtgtgtgtgtgtgtgtgtgtgtgtgtgtgtgtgtgtgtggctgcccgTCTTACCACAGCTCTGCTGCCTGGGGGTTCTTGAGGCGGGACTTCTCCAGGATGGCGCGGGCCCGAGTCAGCTGACCCACCCGCTCCTCCAGCCGCGAGAGGAGGAGCCACAGGGACATGGAATGAGGACACTTCTTCAGCTGGAggagggcacacacacgcacacgcacacagacacacacacacgcaaacacacacacacacgcagtcacacagacacgcacacgcacagtcacacagacacacagacacacagacacacaaagacacaaagacgtTTGAGTGAGAAGTGATAACAGAATgtaaaaaagcacaaaacatacATAATATTCATTTTGACTAAAAGCAGAGCTAGCAAATGGGAACAGCCTTGTATGAagacaacacataacacatttagaGAAACAAGATAAGCTGGTAACGTACTTTCAAATTAGATGCAAATGAATCAGGACACGGCAAACCAAATCAAGTAATTATGGGCGACACCTGAGACGCCTGAAGCATCATCCCCATCATGCCTGCACACACTCCCCCTTTCAGACCCTCCTCAAAGGACTGAACACAAACGGCTCCCTACCCCCTGGTTGTAGGCCTCCCGGG encodes the following:
- the aar2 gene encoding protein AAR2 homolog; translated protein: MAGVDMDPEVAQGLFEEGATLVLLGVPEETELGIDYKSWQVGPRFRGIKMIPPGLHFLHYSATNPKSMGGEIGPRMGLFLHLKPRELILANWDRQEEDLDFSATQNPEEVERVKAGLRELDPFLGPYPYDTLRKWVSLTDRLTQEVAEALQPLNGRVCAFCDVVPELQLTHTQDRAEQNLPRNDTACQNMKEGLERLPRMKQREGTELRFSDIPQQTYPPGATPAQITQCSMDLSYALRRLLEQQYHQQPLNVLGELQFAFVCFLVGNAYDAFEHWKKLLALLCRSEEAMRTHKELFLGLISVLYHQLGEIPPDFFVDIVSQSNFLTSTLQDFFQFASGPGMDSTLRKRAEKFKAHLTKKFRWDFEADLEDCAPVVVELPEGVTLD